The region CCATATTGTCCTTCGTTGGGGATCGGAAACAAGCCCCGACCGCAACGGCGGCACTGGCCGTTACGGTCCTGAAATGTATATAATTTCTTACTCTTAAACTACTTATATACCTTAGAGATCAGAGTCGCTCCAGGATCCTGCAAGCAAGAGCGAGGAATCCGAATGCCACTGACGTATGAATGGGATGCTGCGAAGCGGCGGTCCAATATTGCCAAGCACGCCGGGATCGACCTCGTATTGGTCAAGAACCTTGAGTGGTCTACCGCCCAGACCGTAAGGAGTGACCGCGCTGGCGAAGTGCGCTATAGTTCCATTGGGTACATTGGGCCTCGGCTCCACGTAGTGATTTACACGGTTCGTGACGGTGCGAGGCGTATCATCAGCCTCCGCAAGGCGAACAAGCGGGAGGAAGCACATTATGCCACCGCTCAAGCCGGACCATATCAGTCCGACGGATGACGAGAACGCTGCCATCATCGCCGGCATCGCAGCCGATCCTGACGCGTTCGAATTGGACGCCGAGTGGTTCAGGAATGCACGTCCTGCCATTGAAGTCGATCCCGATCTAGCGGCGCACCTCCGCGACGGGAGTGACAGTCCGAGGCCTGGGCGGAGGGAGCGCATCACGATCGTCCTGGATGCCGACATTGCGCAGCATTTCCGCTCCACCGGGAGCGGC is a window of Spirochaetaceae bacterium DNA encoding:
- a CDS encoding BrnA antitoxin family protein yields the protein MPPLKPDHISPTDDENAAIIAGIAADPDAFELDAEWFRNARPAIEVDPDLAAHLRDGSDSPRPGRRERITIVLDADIAQHFRSTGSGWQVRLNETLRRAVFGTGSRG